Sequence from the Fulvivirga ligni genome:
GCTGCCTCTGGCGTTTGCTAATTGGTTAACGATAGCTCCAGCATCTACGAGCCATGAGATAAAACAGGCATCTGCCCAGGTAAAGGTAGGGTAGTTAAATATGTTAGAATATTTTGATTTGCCGTCTAGCAAATCATCGATCATCTGCTCTCTGGATTTTCCTAAGGTTTCAGCGGCCGCGTATAATAATTGTGCGTGGCCTACTTCATCCTGGACCTTGGCCATAAGCGCTAGCTTTCTTTTTAAAACCAGGCGCTCTGGTTATCCATGTGCCTTCAGGTAGTGCACCTATGATTTCACTGTGAGCATGTTGCTCTATCATTCTGATCAGCTGCTTGCGATAAAGTGCAGGCATCCAATCACTTGGTTCAATTTTTTCCCCTCTCTCAATTCTGGCTTCGAACTCAGCTAATTTTGCGGGATCTTCGTTTTCTAGCCCTTCGAATTTTGTTGATTCAAAAGTGTTTCCTCCTCCGTACATATTAAAGTTATTTTGTTGCTTTTAAGTTACAATAAAATAATGATTTATTTCGTTTGGAGACCGTCAATCAGCATATCAGCCAGCTGATTTCCTAGTTCTATGGGCTCTATAATTCCGGAAGGATCATACCAGTGTGGCATCCAGTTTAAAGAGGAAAAAAGAGTCATTACGGCCAATTTGGTATCTAGTTTTTTAAATTCACCAGATTTAATACCGCCCTCTATAATCTTCTTGAACCGGTTTATGTAATTGATTCTAAGTAATAAAAAGGCTTTAAGGTGAGGATCGCTAAGGTGCCTGTGTTCATTCATGAAAACTGCTGAAGCAGTAAGCTCCTGAGCCATCACCTGAATGTGACCAAGTATGCCTAGTCTTAATTTTTTAGAAAAGGAATTATCCGCTTTTTCCACCTCTTCTAAAGAATTTCTAAACTTTTCAGCCATGTCAAAGCATAAATGCTGAAGAATTTCTTCCTTAGATTTAATGTGAGAATAGAGGCTGGCTGCTTCAATGCCTAAGGCATTGGCGAGGTCTCTCATGGATGTAGCTGCATAACCTTTTTCTTTAAAAAGCTCAGCTGCTGTACGTATTACTTGTTCCTTTCTAC
This genomic interval carries:
- a CDS encoding TetR/AcrR family transcriptional regulator, whose translation is MVGTENLSRKEQVIRTAAELFKEKGYAATSMRDLANALGIEAASLYSHIKSKEEILQHLCFDMAEKFRNSLEEVEKADNSFSKKLRLGILGHIQVMAQELTASAVFMNEHRHLSDPHLKAFLLLRINYINRFKKIIEGGIKSGEFKKLDTKLAVMTLFSSLNWMPHWYDPSGIIEPIELGNQLADMLIDGLQTK